A stretch of Acetobacteroides hydrogenigenes DNA encodes these proteins:
- the aroB gene encoding 3-dehydroquinate synthase has protein sequence MVEVKVKGTYADSSILVGESITNIAKHLPSQGVFVLTDDKVKSLYGKHFEGYPTFTIGQGEGNKTLQTVEQIYRWLLDNDADRSSFILAVGGGIVCDVAGFVASTFMRGVRFGFVSTTLLSQVDASVGGKNGVNLEGFKNIVGCFNQPEFVICDPQMLLTLDERDYRSGLAEVVKHTLIADAAMFTYIEQNSDKLLARDAEAINRVVENSVRIKANIVSMDEREKGERRKLNLGHTWGHAVEKLTHLPHGEAVSIGMMFAAQLSAQKGLMSADEVKRLKALLEKLQLPTSASFDRATAFTYMLKDKKKEKSTIHFVLMEGIGSTRVEPLSTTELQDCYKKMEAAL, from the coding sequence ATGGTAGAGGTAAAAGTTAAGGGCACCTACGCCGATTCGTCGATCCTTGTCGGCGAATCCATCACGAATATCGCCAAGCACCTCCCCTCGCAGGGGGTGTTTGTGCTAACCGACGATAAGGTGAAGAGCCTTTACGGGAAACACTTCGAGGGCTACCCGACCTTTACCATCGGGCAGGGCGAGGGCAACAAGACGCTGCAAACGGTGGAGCAGATCTACCGCTGGCTGCTCGACAACGACGCCGACCGCAGCTCGTTTATCCTAGCCGTTGGCGGCGGCATCGTGTGCGACGTGGCGGGCTTCGTAGCCTCCACCTTCATGCGCGGCGTGCGCTTCGGCTTCGTTTCTACGACGCTTCTATCGCAGGTCGATGCCAGCGTTGGCGGCAAGAACGGGGTAAACCTCGAAGGCTTTAAGAATATCGTGGGATGCTTCAACCAGCCCGAGTTCGTGATCTGCGACCCGCAGATGCTCCTCACCCTCGACGAGCGCGACTACCGCAGCGGCCTTGCCGAGGTGGTTAAGCACACCCTCATTGCCGATGCCGCGATGTTCACCTATATCGAGCAGAACAGCGACAAGCTGCTGGCCCGCGACGCCGAGGCCATCAACCGCGTAGTGGAGAACTCAGTTCGCATAAAGGCTAATATTGTGTCGATGGATGAGCGCGAAAAGGGCGAACGCCGCAAGCTCAACCTCGGGCACACCTGGGGGCATGCCGTCGAGAAGCTCACCCACCTGCCCCATGGCGAAGCGGTAAGCATCGGGATGATGTTCGCCGCGCAGCTGTCGGCGCAAAAAGGATTGATGAGCGCCGACGAGGTGAAGCGGCTCAAGGCTCTGCTCGAAAAGCTGCAGTTGCCCACATCGGCATCGTTCGATAGGGCAACCGCCTTTACCTACATGCTAAAGGATAAGAAGAAGGAGAAATCTACCATTCACTTTGTGCTGATGGAGGGCATCGGCAGCACGCGCGTGGAGCCGCTTAGCACCACCGAGCTGCAGGATTGCTATAAAAAGATGGAGGCTGCGCTATGA